In one Lolium rigidum isolate FL_2022 chromosome 3, APGP_CSIRO_Lrig_0.1, whole genome shotgun sequence genomic region, the following are encoded:
- the LOC124700243 gene encoding HMG-Y-related protein A-like, translating into MATSRGGPAASSHLVVLPSYPQMIVEAIASLREDNGSSQAAIARRIEAAHGAAGHLPPSHPALVAAHLSRMAAAAELVAVAGGKYALPTPPSRCPAVEQADAEEVDDEPEYDDDSSPDDAPPPPPPPQPPAKRGRGRPPKVRPPGFPISAPAATPIGAPTITNGLPVPAAAPAAPRRRGRPPKPRDPLAPPKVARPRGRPRKNPLPDGMVQIPRPGSTAAKPRAQFAEVGFV; encoded by the exons ATGGCCACCTCCAGGGGCggccccgccgcctcctcccacctcGTCGTGCTCCCCTCCTACCCCCAG ATGATCGTGGAGGCCATCGCGTCCCTGCGGGAGGACAACGGCTCCAGCCAGGCCGCCATCGCGCGCCGCATCGAGGCCGCCCacggcgccgccggccacctcccGCCCTCCCAccccgccctcgtcgccgcccacctctcccgcatggccgccgccgccgagctcgtcgccgtcgccggcggcaAGTACGCGCTCCCCACCCCGCCCTCGCGCTGCCCCGCCGTCGAACAGGCGGACGCGGAGgaggtcgacgacgagccggagtacGACGACGACTCCTCCCCCGACGACGCGccccctccaccaccacccccgcaACCGCCCGCCAAGCGCGGCCGCGGCCGGCCCCCGAAGGTGCGCCCGCCGGGGTTCCCCATCAGCGCCCCCGCCGCAACACCCATCGGCGCCCCTACTATCACCAACGGGCTACCCGTCCCCGCCgcggctccggccgcgccgcgcCGGCGCGGCCGCCCGCCCAAGCCGCGGGACCCGCTGGCCCCGCCCAAGGTCGCGCGCCCGCGCGGCCGGCCGCGCAAGAACCCGCTCCCGGACGGCATGGTGCAGATCCCGCGccccggctccaccgccgccaagCCCCGCGCGCAGTTCGCCGAGGTCGGCTTCGTGT